In Alphaproteobacteria bacterium, the following are encoded in one genomic region:
- a CDS encoding SDR family oxidoreductase, with protein sequence MARMQDKVVLISGAGTGIGKATAQRLAGEGARIVASDLDQATAEATAQFVAGRALAHDVRSEADWQRVIDDIRANEGRLDALINNAGILALTAEQDPEQTTLEEWQAVQKVNLDGVFLGCKYAIPLLRDSGGGSIVNLSSIAALMGTPHVTAYGASKGGVRQFSKSVAVHCARQGYGIRCNSVHPGLIETDMGTQVLELRGPDIEVSKAERAAMIPMGELGQAADVANVILFLASDESRYVTGAELVVDGGTTVV encoded by the coding sequence ATGGCACGCATGCAGGACAAGGTGGTGTTGATCAGCGGCGCCGGTACCGGCATCGGCAAGGCGACGGCCCAGCGCCTGGCCGGCGAGGGCGCCCGCATCGTCGCCAGCGACCTAGACCAGGCCACGGCCGAAGCCACGGCCCAGTTCGTCGCCGGCCGGGCCTTGGCCCACGACGTGCGCAGCGAGGCCGATTGGCAGCGCGTCATCGATGATATCCGGGCGAACGAAGGCCGCCTCGATGCCCTGATCAACAACGCCGGCATCCTGGCGCTAACGGCCGAGCAGGACCCGGAGCAGACCACGCTGGAGGAATGGCAGGCGGTGCAAAAGGTCAATCTCGACGGCGTCTTTCTGGGTTGCAAGTACGCCATCCCGCTGCTGCGCGATAGCGGTGGCGGCTCGATCGTCAACCTCTCCTCGATCGCGGCGCTGATGGGCACGCCCCACGTCACCGCCTACGGCGCCAGCAAAGGCGGCGTGCGCCAGTTCAGCAAATCGGTGGCCGTGCACTGCGCCCGCCAGGGCTATGGCATCCGCTGCAATTCGGTGCATCCGGGACTGATCGAGACCGACATGGGCACCCAGGTCCTGGAATTGCGCGGCCCCGACATCGAAGTGAGCAAGGCCGAACGCGCCGCCATGATACCGATGGGCGAGCTGGGCCAGGCCGCTGACGTGGCCAACGTCATATTGTTTCTGGCCTCGGATGAATCGCGCTATGTCACCGGCGCCGAACTGGTGGTCGACGGCGGCACGACTGTTGTTTGA
- a CDS encoding NifU family protein: protein MLEIHLRPQVRERGGDLVVRSFRDGVLELGIKGSPGAAMAMAETIRNTLCHYLPEVAEVRLAPAGPAGPGGSGDAAARLQSLLDDEINPAVAAHGGRIVLAELADGVARLRLEGGCQGCAMAEMTLRQGVEPMLRAALPEIVAVVDMSDHAAGKAPYFKTRKGGA, encoded by the coding sequence GTGTTGGAAATCCACCTCAGGCCGCAAGTGCGCGAGCGCGGCGGCGACTTGGTGGTGCGGAGCTTCCGGGACGGCGTGCTGGAGCTTGGCATCAAGGGCTCGCCCGGCGCCGCCATGGCCATGGCGGAAACCATCCGCAACACGCTCTGCCACTACCTGCCCGAGGTGGCCGAGGTGCGCCTGGCGCCGGCCGGTCCGGCCGGCCCGGGCGGCAGCGGCGACGCGGCGGCGCGGCTGCAAAGCCTGCTCGACGACGAGATCAATCCCGCCGTGGCCGCCCACGGCGGCCGTATCGTGCTGGCCGAGCTGGCCGACGGCGTCGCCCGGCTGCGCCTCGAAGGCGGCTGCCAGGGCTGTGCCATGGCCGAGATGACGCTGCGCCAGGGCGTCGAGCCGATGCTGCGGGCGGCCCTGCCGGAGATCGTCGCGGTGGTCGACATGAGCGACCACGCCGCCGGCAAGGCGCCTTATTTCAAGACCCGCAAGGGTGGCGCCTGA
- a CDS encoding PLP-dependent transferase — MADNFTNPETVVLHSGHRFDAETGAVAVPIYQTTSYQFRDTEHASDLFALKELGNIYSRIMNPTCAVLEDRVAALEGGVAALAVGSGQAASMIAIQNIAHAGDNIISSTDLYGGTWNLFANTLSTMGIEVRFVDPADPEDFAKAADQKTRAIYAETLPNPKLEVFPIKEVAEAGRKLGIPLIMDNTAAPVLCRPFDHGAAIIVHSTTKYIGGHGTSIGGVIVDGGNFDWEAHAERFPMLNTPDPSYHGAVWTEAVKPLGPIAYIIKARVTLLRDLGASMSPYNAFQFIQGLETLPLRMREHSTNAAKVADYLAGHKAVTKVIFPGLMEGEAKRRADAYLSGGYSSLVGFELVGGGAAGRKFIEALEMFYHLVNIGDVRSLAVHPASTTHSQLSADEQLATGVTEGYVRLSVGIEHIDDIIADIDQALAKA; from the coding sequence ATGGCTGACAATTTCACAAATCCCGAGACCGTGGTGCTGCATTCCGGGCACCGTTTCGACGCCGAAACGGGCGCCGTCGCGGTACCCATCTACCAGACCACGTCCTATCAGTTCCGCGACACCGAGCACGCCAGCGACCTTTTCGCCTTGAAGGAGCTGGGCAACATCTACAGCCGCATCATGAACCCGACCTGCGCCGTGCTGGAAGACCGCGTGGCGGCGCTGGAAGGCGGCGTCGCGGCCCTGGCGGTGGGCTCGGGCCAGGCGGCCAGCATGATCGCCATCCAAAATATCGCCCACGCCGGCGACAACATCATCAGCTCGACCGATCTCTACGGCGGCACCTGGAACCTGTTTGCCAACACGCTCAGCACCATGGGCATCGAGGTGCGCTTCGTCGACCCCGCCGATCCCGAGGACTTCGCCAAGGCGGCCGACCAGAAGACCCGGGCGATCTACGCCGAGACCCTGCCCAATCCCAAGCTCGAGGTCTTCCCCATCAAGGAGGTGGCCGAGGCCGGCCGCAAGCTGGGCATCCCGCTGATCATGGACAACACCGCGGCACCGGTGCTGTGCCGGCCCTTCGACCACGGCGCCGCCATCATCGTGCATTCCACCACCAAATACATCGGCGGCCACGGCACCTCGATCGGCGGCGTCATCGTCGATGGCGGCAACTTCGACTGGGAGGCCCACGCCGAGCGCTTCCCCATGCTCAACACGCCCGATCCCAGCTACCACGGCGCGGTCTGGACGGAAGCGGTCAAGCCGCTGGGGCCCATCGCCTACATCATCAAGGCGCGGGTGACGCTGCTGCGCGACCTGGGCGCTTCCATGAGCCCCTACAACGCCTTCCAGTTCATCCAGGGACTGGAAACCCTGCCGCTGCGCATGCGCGAGCATTCCACCAACGCCGCCAAGGTGGCCGACTACCTGGCCGGGCACAAAGCGGTGACCAAGGTCATCTTCCCCGGCCTCATGGAAGGCGAGGCCAAGCGCCGCGCCGATGCCTATCTCAGCGGCGGCTACAGCAGTCTGGTGGGCTTCGAGCTGGTCGGCGGCGGCGCCGCCGGACGAAAATTCATCGAGGCGCTGGAGATGTTCTACCACCTGGTCAACATCGGCGACGTGCGCAGCCTGGCGGTGCATCCGGCCAGCACCACGCATTCCCAGCTCTCGGCCGATGAGCAATTGGCCACCGGCGTTACCGAGGGCTACGTGCGGCTCTCGGTCGGCATCGAGCACATCGACGACATCATCGCCGACATCGACCAGGCCCTGGCCAAAGCCTAG
- a CDS encoding c-type cytochrome: MKIVKIVAGIVLILVLVMAAGIGYLRFGLPRVGPAPDIAIEGTPERLARGRYLVEHVMGCMSCHSPARHVDRYALPPIAAKKGAGGLFFSPKNRFPGTLYAKNITPHNLGSWSDGEIVRALTVGVDREGEPLFPLMPTRFYAVLDREDIYAAVAYLRTLEPVANEVPKSAIDFPLNLIIRTGIAERGFGKRPEPSDGLAYGRYMATAAGCVDCHTNVVEGKAVGQPFAGGMEFYLPPMGLVRSANITPDKQTGIGDWDREAFIDRFKDLTPEAVMEMKVEPGEANTLMPWWEFSGMTRQDLGAIYDYLMTLKPVRAEIVTFEPIAR, encoded by the coding sequence GTGAAGATCGTCAAAATCGTGGCCGGGATCGTCTTGATCCTGGTGCTGGTGATGGCTGCCGGCATCGGCTATCTGCGCTTCGGCCTGCCCCGCGTGGGGCCGGCGCCGGACATCGCCATCGAGGGCACGCCGGAACGCCTGGCCCGCGGCCGCTATCTGGTCGAGCACGTCATGGGCTGCATGAGTTGCCATTCGCCGGCCCGCCACGTGGATCGCTATGCGCTGCCGCCGATCGCCGCCAAGAAGGGGGCGGGGGGCCTCTTTTTCAGTCCCAAAAACCGTTTCCCCGGCACCCTCTATGCCAAGAACATCACGCCCCACAACCTGGGCAGCTGGAGCGACGGTGAGATCGTGCGGGCCCTGACGGTGGGAGTCGATCGTGAGGGCGAGCCCCTCTTTCCTCTGATGCCCACGCGCTTCTATGCCGTGCTCGACCGCGAGGATATCTACGCCGCCGTGGCCTACCTGCGCACCCTCGAGCCGGTGGCCAACGAGGTGCCGAAATCCGCGATCGACTTCCCCCTGAACTTGATTATCCGCACCGGCATCGCGGAACGAGGGTTCGGCAAGCGCCCCGAGCCCTCGGACGGCTTGGCCTATGGCCGCTACATGGCGACGGCAGCGGGTTGCGTCGATTGCCACACGAACGTGGTCGAGGGCAAGGCAGTGGGCCAGCCCTTCGCCGGCGGCATGGAATTTTATCTTCCGCCCATGGGCTTGGTGCGTTCGGCCAACATTACGCCCGACAAGCAAACCGGTATCGGCGACTGGGACCGCGAGGCCTTCATCGACCGCTTCAAGGACCTCACCCCCGAGGCCGTGATGGAGATGAAAGTCGAGCCCGGCGAGGCCAACACGCTGATGCCCTGGTGGGAGTTCTCCGGCATGACGCGGCAGGATTTGGGCGCCATCTACGATTATCTAATGACGCTAAAGCCGGTGCGGGCGGAAATCGTCACCTTCGAGCCCATCGCCAGGTAG